One Pseudomonadales bacterium genomic window, GAGGTAACGTCATGACCGGGATAAGGATATTACCGCAAGCAAAAATCAACTGAGAATAAACCTTAAGGAATGGAGCCAATGAAAGTAGTGTTTTTCTGCGGAGGATTGGGTACGCGGCTACGCGAGTTTACGGATACCATCCCAAAGCCGATGGTGAATATTGGCGACCAACCTATTCTTTGGCATTTGATGAAATACTATGCCCATTTCGGGCACAACGAATTCATTCTTTGCCTTGGTTACAAGGGAGACCTGATAAAGCAGTACTTCATGAACCTCCCACCTTCTACCTCAAACGACTTAAAACCTTCTGGATTGGCAGACGTATTACATTTTGTTAATGACGATAACACTGAATGGAAGATTACCTTCGCGGACACCGGGGCAAATACGAATATCGGTCAGCGTTTGCTGGCGGTAAAGGACTATCTTGGCGATGATGACACCTTTCTGGCTAACTACAGTGATGGACTATCCGATCTCCCGCTAGGAGACTACCTGGAACATTTT contains:
- a CDS encoding glucose-1-phosphate cytidylyltransferase, whose product is MKVVFFCGGLGTRLREFTDTIPKPMVNIGDQPILWHLMKYYAHFGHNEFILCLGYKGDLIKQYFMNLPPSTSNDLKPSGLADVLHFVNDDNTEWKITFADTGANTNIGQRLLAVKDYLGDDDTFLANYSDGLSDLPLGDYLEHFHTKNKIASFVCVRPKHSFHTVAVGSDGLVQDIRQASQSDFWINGGFFAFKREIFDYLQEGEELVEEPFQRLIAEKQLLAYTHEGFWGCMDTLKDKKVFDDMDQQGERPWQLWPPS